The Mucilaginibacter rubeus genomic interval CACCGCTCGGCTCCTGCCGAGTGGTAACTATCCCAAGGCCTCTGGCCTTTCTACAGCATACACCGGCCTGGGGGCCGGACAATAACAGACACTCGGCAGGAGCCCACAGGTGTTGGGAAGAGTTACCAAAAAGGGATGTGTCCATTTGTGGGAGGTTTATCGGGATCTCCACCATAAAGTCTTACAATAAATTTCATGAGTTCGGCTTCCATTTCCAAGGCAAACTGTTGTTTAGCAGACTTACTACTTTTAATTCGATTTAACTTTTGGTAAGTTATTATTAACAGCGATAGGATCATCCTGACATACAGTACGGCTTTGATGCCGTTTATGCTTCTGGATAGTAGATGTGAGAAGTTAAGTTCTTGTTTGATGAATTTGAAGAACACTTCTATATCCCATCTTTTCTTATACAGTGCGGTTATTTCATAAGCTTGAAAATCAAAGATATTGGTCAAAAAAGCGAGTACTTCTCCATTGGGTTTGACTGCTTCGATATATCGATAAACGTTCTTTGTCTTTTTTCCCTTCCTGTTATATAGGTAAAGCTTACGGTCTGTTACCAGCCTAAGCTTATAGTCATCAGGAGTAGCTTCAAATAAGTTATTCTCTTCAACAACTACACTACGTGGGTTCGGATTGATTCGTGTAATAAAATTGATTCCCTGGTCAAAGAGCTCATCATAGGCGTCTCTTGATTGTAGGCCGGCATCGACTATAACGATACTTTTATTAGATGCAGGACAGCCAACAATGGCTTGTTTCAAAGCTACGTTCTCACTGTTAAATGTAGCCTGATGATGAAAAGCCACATACTCAGGTATTTCTGAATAGCCTATAGTAAATTTAAGCTGTTTTACATGTTCCTGGCTTCCTCCGGAACGAAATCCGATCCTGATCAGCTTGGATGAAAGTGATATCAGCGTTGAATCAAAACGCAACAACTGATGCTGTTTATTATCTTTCGAAGGTAATTGGGCTGAAAAACGTTCAATACAATCCTGGTATAAAGCTTCAAAAAAAACCGCGTCCGCACGGCTTAGGCGTTCGCTGATTGAACTGTAATGTATCTTTTGCGCTTCGGATTTGTCAGATAAATGACTGAAAGCATACGAATTAAAGATATTCTCCATTACCCTGAGGCTATTGTGCTTTACTTCGAACTGACTGTAAAGTAATAGCTTAAAAAGGACTGAGACCGGTAGTTTCTTTACCTTATGGTCTGTTTTATGATAGTCAGCCAAAAACGCAAGACGCTCCTCTGGAATTAACTTTAACAAGTCGGGCACACGCATATGCCACTAAAAATACAATTTCTATTTCTCTTCCCAACACCTGTGGGCTCCAGCCGAGCGTCGGCATGCGTTTTTTCTTCTATTCTGCAAATTCTCTAATTCTGTAAATTCTGATTCAGACGCTGGCAACCGCACCTAAGCATAACCGCCCTGTATAGCATGCGATTGCTTCGTCGTCCCTCCTCGCAATGACATAGTTTTAGTATATATCTCACCACAAATCGTCATAAAATCATCACTCATTGAATTGATTATTACTTAGTTTAGATTGCTGTAAACCATCATTTAAACCCTTAATAACATTCCTGATGAAGATTAAACTGTTATTCGCGCTTTTCCTTTGCTTTTTCGTGTCAATTTCGATTGCCCAAACGACAAAAAACTATCACATTAAATCGCCTGATGGCAAGATAGATTTGAGCGTAGCAACCGGCGATAAAATAACATGGTCGGTGAAACACGAGGATACCGAGATTATCATGCCGTCGGATATATCTATGACGCTTCAGGGTGGCGAAGTTTTGGGAAAATCACCCATGGTAAAAAATACAAAAGCTACATCTATCGATCAGTATTTCAATACACCTATCTATAAAAAAGACAAAGTACACGATCAATACAATCAGCTCATTATCAATTTAAAAGGAGATTATTCGCTGATATTCAGGGCTTATAATGATGGTGTGGCTTATCGCTTCAATACACAGAAAAAAGGCAATATCACCATTATGAACGAAGAAGCAAACTTCAATTTTAAGGATGATGATAAGGCGTACCTCCCCTTTGTAAATGATTACCGTAATAAGGATAAATGGACAACTTCTTTCGAAGCATTGTATAGCAAGCTTAAACTTTCGGAAGTAACAAAAGACAGCCTGGCGTTTTTACCGGTTTTGGTAGATGTCGGCAGCAGTAAAAAAGCCGCTATCCTGGAAGCTGATCTGCAGGATTATCCAGGAATGTATTTAACCGGAAATGAGCAAAGTTTGCAGGGAGCGTTCGCAAAATATCCTACAGTTGAAACTACCGGCGGGTATGCCAATATGAATTATGTGGTTGATGGTCGCGCCGATTATATCGCTAAAATTAAAGGTACACGCAGCTTTCCGTGGCGGGTTGTGATCATTAGTACAGATGATAAACAACTGGTTAACAATGATATAGTTCAAAAAATATCCGAACCATCGCGGGTTAAAGATGTATCCTGGATAAAACCAGGTAAAGTAGCCTGGGACTGGTGGAACGATTGGAATATCACCCATGTTGATTTTAAAGCGGGCATCAACAACCCAACCTATAAATATTACATCGATTTTGCATCGGCCAATAAAGTAGAGTATGTGGTATTGGATGAAGGCTGGTCGAACATTGTTGATCTGAACCAGATTTCGCCGGATATTAATCTACAGGAATTGATAGATTACGCCAAACAAAAAAATGTTGGCCTTATTTTGTGGACAAGCTGGTACGCCCTCACCCGGCAAACGGATGCGGCTATGGCCAAATTTTCAAAAATGGGCGTTAAAGGTTTCAAGATAGATTTTATTGATCGTGATGATCAAAAAATGGTTTCTTCATTATATGAAATAGCGCAGAAAGCATCTGATAATCATTTAATTGTAGATTATCACGGTATGTATAAACCCAGCGGCATCCAGCGTACTTTTCCTAATATCCTTAATTTTGAGGGAGTTAAAGGCCTGGAAAACGTAAAATGGGGCGTTAAAGATCATCCTGTTTATGATGTAAGTATTCCCTTTATCC includes:
- a CDS encoding IS4 family transposase codes for the protein MRVPDLLKLIPEERLAFLADYHKTDHKVKKLPVSVLFKLLLYSQFEVKHNSLRVMENIFNSYAFSHLSDKSEAQKIHYSSISERLSRADAVFFEALYQDCIERFSAQLPSKDNKQHQLLRFDSTLISLSSKLIRIGFRSGGSQEHVKQLKFTIGYSEIPEYVAFHHQATFNSENVALKQAIVGCPASNKSIVIVDAGLQSRDAYDELFDQGINFITRINPNPRSVVVEENNLFEATPDDYKLRLVTDRKLYLYNRKGKKTKNVYRYIEAVKPNGEVLAFLTNIFDFQAYEITALYKKRWDIEVFFKFIKQELNFSHLLSRSINGIKAVLYVRMILSLLIITYQKLNRIKSSKSAKQQFALEMEAELMKFIVRLYGGDPDKPPTNGHIPFW
- a CDS encoding glycoside hydrolase family 97 protein, translated to MKIKLLFALFLCFFVSISIAQTTKNYHIKSPDGKIDLSVATGDKITWSVKHEDTEIIMPSDISMTLQGGEVLGKSPMVKNTKATSIDQYFNTPIYKKDKVHDQYNQLIINLKGDYSLIFRAYNDGVAYRFNTQKKGNITIMNEEANFNFKDDDKAYLPFVNDYRNKDKWTTSFEALYSKLKLSEVTKDSLAFLPVLVDVGSSKKAAILEADLQDYPGMYLTGNEQSLQGAFAKYPTVETTGGYANMNYVVDGRADYIAKIKGTRSFPWRVVIISTDDKQLVNNDIVQKISEPSRVKDVSWIKPGKVAWDWWNDWNITHVDFKAGINNPTYKYYIDFASANKVEYVVLDEGWSNIVDLNQISPDINLQELIDYAKQKNVGLILWTSWYALTRQTDAAMAKFSKMGVKGFKIDFIDRDDQKMVSSLYEIAQKASDNHLIVDYHGMYKPSGIQRTFPNILNFEGVKGLENVKWGVKDHPVYDVSIPFIRMLSGPMDYTPGAMRNASKANFRPVNGNPISQGTRCHQLAMYTIFEAPLQMMADNPTAYQKEQESTDFIAAVPTTFDETVALTGKVGEYVAIARRKSSTWHIGAMTNWDARELAIDLSFLGEGTYKAVIFEDGINADRDGTDYKRTVVNLTSKDKLNIKLASGGGWAARLEKVN